The following coding sequences are from one Dermacentor silvarum isolate Dsil-2018 chromosome 4, BIME_Dsil_1.4, whole genome shotgun sequence window:
- the LOC119450225 gene encoding probable dolichyl pyrophosphate Glc1Man9GlcNAc2 alpha-1,3-glucosyltransferase: MSNFLSIAVSVTCIKLLFITAYRSTDFEVHRNWLAITHSLPTSKWYFENTSEWTLDYPPLFAWFEYVLSLAARFVDPGMLEIANLNYASSATIYFQRLTVILSDLILIYAVWVWQGLISPRKGDRSSKHDDPWLDKTTVLSMLFLWNPGLLLVDHVHFQYNGFLHGILLLATARLFQGRCVEATLWFTILLNLKHIYLYVAPVFFVYLLRNYCFAQSHGKAPQSLLWRFQPIHFLRLAGTVLLVFAVSLWPFLSKAQLTQMLQRLFPFKRGLCHAYWAPNWWALYAAVDRVLAFAG; the protein is encoded by the exons ATGTCCAATTTCCTAAGTATCGCTGTGTCAGTGACCTGCATCAAGTTGCTGTTCATAACTGCCTA CCGATCCACGGACTTCGAGGTACACCGAAACTGGTTGGCAATCACTCACTCCCTGCCAACGTCGAAATGGTACTTCGAG AACACATCCGAATGGACGCTGGATTACCCACCATTGTTCGCCTGGTTCGAATACGTATTGTCCCTGGCAGCTCGATTCGTGGATCCTGGGATGCTAGAAATAGCTAACCTCAACTATGCCAGCTCTGCAACCATCTACTTTCAAAGGCTTACGGTTATCTTATCCGACCTGATTCTTATTTATGCCGTTTGGGT ATGGCAAGGGCTGATTTCACCAAGAAAGGGAGACCGCTCGTCTAAGCACGATGACCCCTGGCTCGATAAGACCACTGTGCTCTCAATGTTGTTTCTTTGGAACCCTGGATTGCTGCTCGTTGATCATGTGCACTTCCAGTACAATGGTTTCCTTCATGGAATCCTACTGCTTGCTACAGCCCGCCTCTTTCAG GGGCGCTGTGTTGAAGCCACGTTGTGGTTCACCATTCTGCTTAATCTGAAGCACATCTATTTGTATGTAGCTCCAGTATTTTTCGTGTACCTCTTGAGAAACTACTGTTTTGCACAGTCCCATGGAAAAG CCCCTCAATCGTTGCTTTGGAGGTTTCAGCCCATCCATTTCTTAAGGTTGGCTGGAACTGTGCTGCTGGTTTTTGCCGTTTCACTGTGGCCATTCTTGAGCAAG GCTCAGCTGACGCAGATGCTTCAGAGGCTGTTCCCCTTCAAAAGGGGTCTCTGCCACGCCTACTGGGCTCCTAACTGGTGGGCACTCTATGCAGCTGTGGATAGAGTGCTGGCATTTGCAGGTTAG
- the LOC119450226 gene encoding DPH3 homolog, which translates to MSVYHDEVEIEDFEYDEELETYFYPCPCGDRFEITKEDLLNGEEVATCPSCSLLVKVIYNQEDFIREKDTLTKEEPAKLQATT; encoded by the exons ATGTCTGTGTACCACGACGAAGTTGAGATTGAAGACTTTGAGTACGACGAGGAATTGGAGACGTATTTCTATCCGTGCCCATGTGGGGACAGGTTCGAAATAACCAAG GAGGACCTGCTGAATGGTGAAGAGGTGGCGACATGTCCCAGCTGCTCCCTGCTAGTGAAAGTGATATACAATCAG GAGGACTTCATTCGAGAAAAAGACACACTAACCAAAGAAGAACCAGCCAAGCTTCAAGCAACCACTTAA
- the LOC119450224 gene encoding DPH3 homolog isoform X1: MNIRSLREIVSISSVIACLPRSSAFCEMSVYHDEVEIEDFEYDEELETYFYPCPCGDRFEITKEDLLNGEEVATCPSCSLLVKVIYNQEDFIREKDTLTKEEPAKLQATN; encoded by the exons ATGAACATACGTAGTTTACGTGAAATCGTTTCAATTTCGAGCGTCATCGCTTGCCTACCTCGCAGTAGTGCATTCTGTGAAATGTCTGTGTACCACGACGAAGTTGAGATTGAAGACTTTGAGTACGACGAGGAATTGGAGACGTATTTCTATCCGTGCCCATGTGGGGACAGGTTCGAAATAACCAAG GAGGACCTGCTGAATGGTGAAGAGGTGGCGACATGTCCCAGCTGCTCCCTGCTAGTGAAAGTGATATACAATCAG GAGGACTTCATTCGAGAAAAAGACACACTAACCAAAGAAGAACCAGCCAAGCTTCAAGCAACCAATTAA
- the LOC119450224 gene encoding DPH3 homolog isoform X2, which yields MSVYHDEVEIEDFEYDEELETYFYPCPCGDRFEITKEDLLNGEEVATCPSCSLLVKVIYNQEDFIREKDTLTKEEPAKLQATN from the exons ATGTCTGTGTACCACGACGAAGTTGAGATTGAAGACTTTGAGTACGACGAGGAATTGGAGACGTATTTCTATCCGTGCCCATGTGGGGACAGGTTCGAAATAACCAAG GAGGACCTGCTGAATGGTGAAGAGGTGGCGACATGTCCCAGCTGCTCCCTGCTAGTGAAAGTGATATACAATCAG GAGGACTTCATTCGAGAAAAAGACACACTAACCAAAGAAGAACCAGCCAAGCTTCAAGCAACCAATTAA